Proteins encoded in a region of the Triticum dicoccoides isolate Atlit2015 ecotype Zavitan chromosome 3A, WEW_v2.0, whole genome shotgun sequence genome:
- the LOC119270208 gene encoding carbonyl reductase [NADPH] 1-like encodes MGKRGKAAARERREERRREVTLLRAVPYEPHQRWWDDLAPARAVAVVTGASHGIGYEISRQLARHGLHVVLASRDAARGRDAAERILREEGTSAEWRQLDVADAASVEAFAAWTARTHGGIHVLINNAGVNFNRGADNSVEFAEQVIETNYFGTKRMIEAMLPLLKPSPYGARIVNVSSRLGRANGRRNKIGDAILREQLLTDDCLSEELIDGMVTKFLEQVKQNSWSSIEWPQMYTDYSISKLAVNVYTRLMAKRLADRSEGQKIYINCFCPGWVKTAMTDWEGNISAEEGADTGVWLALLPQAQATIGKFYAERREISF; translated from the exons ATGGGGAagaggggcaaggcggcggcgagggagcGCCGGGAGGAGCGGCGGCGGGAGGTCACGCTCCTCCGCGCCGTACCCTACGAGCCCCACCAGCGGTGGTGGGACGACCTCGCGCCGGCGCGCGCCGTGGCGGTGGTCACGGGGGCCAGCCACGGCATCGGCTACGAGATCTCCCGCCAGCTCGCGCGCCACGGCCTCCACGTCGTCCTCGCCTCGCGCGACGCCGCGCGAGGCAGGGACGCCGCAGAGAGGATCCTCCGCGAGGAGGGCACGAGCGCGGAGTGGCGGCAGCTCGACGTGGCGGACGCCGCGTCGGTGGAGGCCTTCGCCGCCTGGACGGCGCGGACCCACGGCGGCATCCATGTCCTT ATTAACAATGCAGGTGTAAACTTCAACAGAGGAGCAGATAACTCTGTTGAATTTGCAGAGCAAGTAATTGAGACAAATTATTTTGGTACAAAGCGGATGATTGAAGCCATGCTACCATTACTGAAACCTTCTCCGTATGGTGCCCGGATAGTGAATGTGAGCTCAAGGCTTGGTAGGGCCAATGGCAGGCGCAAT AAAATCGGCGATGCGATCCTAAGAGAGCAACTATTAACTGATGATTGCTTATCTGAGGAATTGATTGATGGGATGGTCACTAAATTCCTTGAACAAGTGAAGCAAAATAGTTGGTCCTCCATTGAGTGGCCTCAGATGTACACGGACTATTCTATCTCAAAGCTTGCTGTTAATGTGTATACAAGACTCATGGCTAAGAGGCTTGCTGACAGGTCTGAAGGCCAAAAGATTTACATTAACTGTTTCTGTCCTGGCTGGGTAAAGACTGCCATGACTGATTGGGAAGGGAACATTTCAGCCGAAGAAGGTGCTGATACTGGAGTGTGGCTTGCTCTGTTACCCCAGGCACAAGCAACAATTGGAAAGTTCTATGCTGAGAGGCGCGAGATAAGCTTCTGA
- the LOC119272897 gene encoding anther-specific protein RTS-like: MARTGATTTTAAAAVLLLLALVATGAAAVDAAAGGYEMTAAAAGGRAQPAGLTQCMGGCGTKVASCLLDCYNTSTGGTMPICYLGCTNNAVFCATDCTTQGL; encoded by the coding sequence ATGGCACGCACCGGCGCCACGACCACGACGGCAGCTGCCGCGGTGCTGCTCCTGCTGGCGCTGGTGGCCACGGGCGCCGCCGCGGTCGACGCGGCCGCTGGTGGCTACGAGATGACCGCGGCTGCTGCCGGCGGTCGGGCCCAGCCAGCGGGGCTGACGCAGTGCATGGGCGGGTGCGGGACGAAGGTCGCATCGTGCCTCCTCGACTGCTACAACACGTCCACGGGAGGGACCATGCCCATCTGCTACCTCGGATGCACCAACAACGCCGTCTTCTGCGCCACCGACTGCACCACCCAGGGGCTCTGA
- the LOC119270210 gene encoding uncharacterized protein LOC119270210 isoform X2, giving the protein MDRQASARIDLECMLLDETKEPRALPLPLLEDITKSFSADHEIGRGGFAVVYQGILDNGMVAVKKLSNTYLYENKFQTEIQCLMKVKHRNVVRFLGYCCDTQGQVATHEGNFVMADIQERLLCFEFLPKGDLSNYISGRATIFLAKDYLVHEHSYTVLHSMSCTNYSLNIKDFIPDTKPPFLCPIYVDASSGLEWRDRYKIIKGICQGLDYLHRNDIVHLDLKPANILMDAKMVPKIGDFGLSRCFQEEQTRTIATTFAGSLGYLAPEFGDRIITHKYDLYSLGVIITEILTGRKGYSDVDEVLESWSNRLEKSQRQQVRVCTEIALQCTERSPKRRPTSTQYVVDRLTETESTGTMDLLDVYLVELHFPVEPDTDEHAVFRLMKKSTKPWRCFASLPVYGIVPPKSTTYTLVVTAQQQETLPEETECDLILQSSLSGDKSIPTLRDQSKYDKFFDEAKESGNAVCEVMLKTVFASQGPTTSEDQWIISLKNTHGMLCSLDAQTTEPCIVTSHQHGDVCVWNYDPQRRTDSFNVSKESIMPSYSLSNKVHSVKVISRKKWFVAGTSDGVIHVYNYDNKIQKLRSFRAASDCFITSMAVHPTHPYVLSSAHRDMKLWDWDNGWDCTQSFVQEHSDTIQQVAFNPVDSNIFASASDDHTVKVWSIDSPESKYTLSGHQDKVNCLNFFTCNDRQYLITGSDDHTAKIWDMEEKACVHTMQAFVSPVISVMAFPDSSYLITGSRDGSVHFWSSSEFSDFCMVPRLERIVNFGSGGAIWGLGCFMGSRRIVIGQEYTVSIMAIDNEDEPFASEDSNENPI; this is encoded by the exons ATGGATCGCCAAGCTAGTGCGCGAATCGACCTGGAGTGTATGCTGTTGGATGAAACCAAAGAGCCGAGGGCTCTACCGCTGCCACTCCTCGAAGACATCACAAAGAGTTTCTCCGCTGACCATGAAATTGGACGTGGCGGATTCGCGGTGGTTTATCAG GGAATCCTTGACAATGGCATGGTCGCTGTGAAGAAGCTGTCCAACACGTATTTGTATGAGAATAAATTCCAGACGGAGATTCAATGTCTGATGAAGGTGAAGCACAGAAATGTTGTACGATTTTTAGGATATTGCTGCGACACACAAGGTCAAGTAGCCACGCATGAAGGAAATTTTGTCATGGCTGACATACAAGAAAGATTACTCTGCTTTGAGTTTCTACCCAAGGGGGATCTTTCCAACTATATCTCCGGTAGGGCCACAATTTTCCTTGCTAAAGATTATTTGGTTCATGAACATTCATACACAGTTTTACATTCCATGTCATGTACTAACTACAGTTTGAATATCAAGGACTTCATTCCAGATACTAAACCACCTttcttgtgtccaatttatgtagaTGCGTCCAGTGGACTTGAATGGAGAGACCGCTACAAAATAATAAAAGGAATCTGCCAAGGATTGGATTACCTTCACAGAAATGATATTGTTCACCTTGATCTTAAGCCGGCAAATATCCTCATGGATGCTAAAATGGTGCCGAAAATTGGTGACTTTGGCCTATCGAGGTGCTTTCAGGAAGAGCAAACCCGCACTATTGCTACAACATTTGCTGGAAGCCT TGGATATCTAGCACCAGAATTCGGCGACCGCATAATTACACATAAATATGACTTGTACAGTCTTGGAGTAATAATCACAGAGATACTGACCGGACGAAAAGGTTATAGTGATGTTGATGAA GTACTTGAAAGTTGGAGCAATAGGTTGGAGAAATCACAGAGACAACAAGTAAGAGTATGCACCGAGATAGCATTACAGTGCACTGAACGCAGTCCTAAGAGAAGGCCAACTAGTACGCAATATGTAGTTGATAGGCTTACTGAAACAGAAAGCACGGGAACAATG GATCTACTTGACGTCTACCTTGTCGAGCTTCACTTCCCTGTCGAACCCGACACAGATGAACATGCAGTATTCAGGCTTATGAAGAAGAGCACCAAGCCTTGGCGTTGCTTCGCAAGTCTCCCAGTATATGGAATTGTACCTCCCAAGTCCACTACTTACACTCTCGTTGTTACAGCACAACAACAAGAGACGCTACCAGAAGAAACGGAGTGCGATCTGATCCTGCAGAGTAGTCTATCAGGGGATAAAAGCATCCCTACTTTGAGGGACCAATCTAAGTATGACAAGTTTTTCGACGAAGCTAAAGAGTCAGGGAATGCAGTGTGTGAGGTGATGCTGAAAACTGTTTTTGCTTCGCAAGGACCGACAACATCAGAG GATCAATGGATCATATCCCTGAAGAATACTCATGGCATGCTGTGCTCCCTTGATGCACAGACCACCGAGCCATG CATTGTAACAAGTCATCAGCACGGAGATGTTTGCGTATGGAACTATGACCCGCAG AGACGGACAGATTCATTTAATGTCTCAAAGGAGTCAATCATGCCTTCTTACTCATTGTCTAATAAAG TTCATTCTGTTAAGGTTATCTCAAGAAAGAAATGGTTTGTGGCTGGGACATCTGATGGTGTGATCCATGTGTACAATTACGACAACAAAATACAAAAACTCAGGAGTTTCAGAGCCGCCAGTGATTGCTTCATCACATCAATGGCCGTCCATCCAACCCATCCATATGTATTGTCATCGGCTCATCGTGATATGAAGCTCTGGGACTGGGACAACGGCTGGGACTGCACACAATCATTCGTGCAGGAACATTCCGATACTATACAGCAAGTCGCATTTAACCCAGTGGACTCCAATATCTTTGCAAGTGCTTCAGATGATCACACAGTAAAG GTTTGGAGCATCGATTCTCCTGAATCAAAATATACTTTGTCTGGGCATCAGGACAAAGTGAACTGTCTCAATTTCTTCACATGTAATGATCGACAATATTTGATTACTGGCTCTGATGACCACACAGCTAAG ATATGGGACATGGAGGAAAAGGCTTGTGTTCATACGATGCAAGCTTTCGTGTCTCCAGTAATTTCTGTCATGGCCTTTCCCGATAGCTCATATCTAATTACAGGTTCAAGAGATGGCTCTGTTCATTTCTGGAGCTCCAGTGAATTCAG TGATTTCTGCATGGTTCCTAGGCTGGAGAGAATCGTTAACTTTGGCTCTGGTGGAGCTATTTGGGGTCTCGGATGTTTCATGGGGTCAAGAAG GATTGTAATCGGACAAGAGTACACAGTGTCAATCATGGCCATCGACAATGAAGATGAACCATTTGCTAGTGAGGACAGCAATGAAAACCCCATATGA
- the LOC119270210 gene encoding uncharacterized protein LOC119270210 isoform X1, whose product MDRQASARIDLECMLLDETKEPRALPLPLLEDITKSFSADHEIGRGGFAVVYQGILDNGMVAVKKLSNTYLYENKFQTEIQCLMKVKHRNVVRFLGYCCDTQGQVATHEGNFVMADIQERLLCFEFLPKGDLSNYISGRATIFLAKDYLVHEHSYTVLHSMSCTNYSLNIKDFIPDTKPPFLCPIYVDASSGLEWRDRYKIIKGICQGLDYLHRNDIVHLDLKPANILMDAKMVPKIGDFGLSRCFQEEQTRTIATTFAGSLGYLAPEFGDRIITHKYDLYSLGVIITEILTGRKGYSDVDEVLESWSNRLEKSQRQQVRVCTEIALQCTERSPKRRPTSTQYVVDRLTETESTGTMDLLDVYLVELHFPVEPDTDEHAVFRLMKKSTKPWRCFASLPVYGIVPPKSTTYTLVVTAQQQETLPEETECDLILQSSLSGDKSIPTLRDQSKYDKFFDEAKESGNAVCEVMLKTVFASQGPTTSEPTISRRLKDQWIISLKNTHGMLCSLDAQTTEPCIVTSHQHGDVCVWNYDPQRRTDSFNVSKESIMPSYSLSNKVHSVKVISRKKWFVAGTSDGVIHVYNYDNKIQKLRSFRAASDCFITSMAVHPTHPYVLSSAHRDMKLWDWDNGWDCTQSFVQEHSDTIQQVAFNPVDSNIFASASDDHTVKVWSIDSPESKYTLSGHQDKVNCLNFFTCNDRQYLITGSDDHTAKIWDMEEKACVHTMQAFVSPVISVMAFPDSSYLITGSRDGSVHFWSSSEFSDFCMVPRLERIVNFGSGGAIWGLGCFMGSRRIVIGQEYTVSIMAIDNEDEPFASEDSNENPI is encoded by the exons ATGGATCGCCAAGCTAGTGCGCGAATCGACCTGGAGTGTATGCTGTTGGATGAAACCAAAGAGCCGAGGGCTCTACCGCTGCCACTCCTCGAAGACATCACAAAGAGTTTCTCCGCTGACCATGAAATTGGACGTGGCGGATTCGCGGTGGTTTATCAG GGAATCCTTGACAATGGCATGGTCGCTGTGAAGAAGCTGTCCAACACGTATTTGTATGAGAATAAATTCCAGACGGAGATTCAATGTCTGATGAAGGTGAAGCACAGAAATGTTGTACGATTTTTAGGATATTGCTGCGACACACAAGGTCAAGTAGCCACGCATGAAGGAAATTTTGTCATGGCTGACATACAAGAAAGATTACTCTGCTTTGAGTTTCTACCCAAGGGGGATCTTTCCAACTATATCTCCGGTAGGGCCACAATTTTCCTTGCTAAAGATTATTTGGTTCATGAACATTCATACACAGTTTTACATTCCATGTCATGTACTAACTACAGTTTGAATATCAAGGACTTCATTCCAGATACTAAACCACCTttcttgtgtccaatttatgtagaTGCGTCCAGTGGACTTGAATGGAGAGACCGCTACAAAATAATAAAAGGAATCTGCCAAGGATTGGATTACCTTCACAGAAATGATATTGTTCACCTTGATCTTAAGCCGGCAAATATCCTCATGGATGCTAAAATGGTGCCGAAAATTGGTGACTTTGGCCTATCGAGGTGCTTTCAGGAAGAGCAAACCCGCACTATTGCTACAACATTTGCTGGAAGCCT TGGATATCTAGCACCAGAATTCGGCGACCGCATAATTACACATAAATATGACTTGTACAGTCTTGGAGTAATAATCACAGAGATACTGACCGGACGAAAAGGTTATAGTGATGTTGATGAA GTACTTGAAAGTTGGAGCAATAGGTTGGAGAAATCACAGAGACAACAAGTAAGAGTATGCACCGAGATAGCATTACAGTGCACTGAACGCAGTCCTAAGAGAAGGCCAACTAGTACGCAATATGTAGTTGATAGGCTTACTGAAACAGAAAGCACGGGAACAATG GATCTACTTGACGTCTACCTTGTCGAGCTTCACTTCCCTGTCGAACCCGACACAGATGAACATGCAGTATTCAGGCTTATGAAGAAGAGCACCAAGCCTTGGCGTTGCTTCGCAAGTCTCCCAGTATATGGAATTGTACCTCCCAAGTCCACTACTTACACTCTCGTTGTTACAGCACAACAACAAGAGACGCTACCAGAAGAAACGGAGTGCGATCTGATCCTGCAGAGTAGTCTATCAGGGGATAAAAGCATCCCTACTTTGAGGGACCAATCTAAGTATGACAAGTTTTTCGACGAAGCTAAAGAGTCAGGGAATGCAGTGTGTGAGGTGATGCTGAAAACTGTTTTTGCTTCGCAAGGACCGACAACATCAGAG CCGACAATCTCAAGAAGACTAAAG GATCAATGGATCATATCCCTGAAGAATACTCATGGCATGCTGTGCTCCCTTGATGCACAGACCACCGAGCCATG CATTGTAACAAGTCATCAGCACGGAGATGTTTGCGTATGGAACTATGACCCGCAG AGACGGACAGATTCATTTAATGTCTCAAAGGAGTCAATCATGCCTTCTTACTCATTGTCTAATAAAG TTCATTCTGTTAAGGTTATCTCAAGAAAGAAATGGTTTGTGGCTGGGACATCTGATGGTGTGATCCATGTGTACAATTACGACAACAAAATACAAAAACTCAGGAGTTTCAGAGCCGCCAGTGATTGCTTCATCACATCAATGGCCGTCCATCCAACCCATCCATATGTATTGTCATCGGCTCATCGTGATATGAAGCTCTGGGACTGGGACAACGGCTGGGACTGCACACAATCATTCGTGCAGGAACATTCCGATACTATACAGCAAGTCGCATTTAACCCAGTGGACTCCAATATCTTTGCAAGTGCTTCAGATGATCACACAGTAAAG GTTTGGAGCATCGATTCTCCTGAATCAAAATATACTTTGTCTGGGCATCAGGACAAAGTGAACTGTCTCAATTTCTTCACATGTAATGATCGACAATATTTGATTACTGGCTCTGATGACCACACAGCTAAG ATATGGGACATGGAGGAAAAGGCTTGTGTTCATACGATGCAAGCTTTCGTGTCTCCAGTAATTTCTGTCATGGCCTTTCCCGATAGCTCATATCTAATTACAGGTTCAAGAGATGGCTCTGTTCATTTCTGGAGCTCCAGTGAATTCAG TGATTTCTGCATGGTTCCTAGGCTGGAGAGAATCGTTAACTTTGGCTCTGGTGGAGCTATTTGGGGTCTCGGATGTTTCATGGGGTCAAGAAG GATTGTAATCGGACAAGAGTACACAGTGTCAATCATGGCCATCGACAATGAAGATGAACCATTTGCTAGTGAGGACAGCAATGAAAACCCCATATGA
- the LOC119270210 gene encoding uncharacterized protein LOC119270210 isoform X3, translated as MDRQASARIDLECMLLDETKEPRALPLPLLEDITKSFSADHEIGRGGFAVVYQGILDNGMVAVKKLSNTYLYENKFQTEIQCLMKVKHRNVVRFLGYCCDTQGQVATHEGNFVMADIQERLLCFEFLPKGDLSNYISDASSGLEWRDRYKIIKGICQGLDYLHRNDIVHLDLKPANILMDAKMVPKIGDFGLSRCFQEEQTRTIATTFAGSLGYLAPEFGDRIITHKYDLYSLGVIITEILTGRKGYSDVDEVLESWSNRLEKSQRQQVRVCTEIALQCTERSPKRRPTSTQYVVDRLTETESTGTMDLLDVYLVELHFPVEPDTDEHAVFRLMKKSTKPWRCFASLPVYGIVPPKSTTYTLVVTAQQQETLPEETECDLILQSSLSGDKSIPTLRDQSKYDKFFDEAKESGNAVCEVMLKTVFASQGPTTSEPTISRRLKDQWIISLKNTHGMLCSLDAQTTEPCIVTSHQHGDVCVWNYDPQRRTDSFNVSKESIMPSYSLSNKVHSVKVISRKKWFVAGTSDGVIHVYNYDNKIQKLRSFRAASDCFITSMAVHPTHPYVLSSAHRDMKLWDWDNGWDCTQSFVQEHSDTIQQVAFNPVDSNIFASASDDHTVKVWSIDSPESKYTLSGHQDKVNCLNFFTCNDRQYLITGSDDHTAKIWDMEEKACVHTMQAFVSPVISVMAFPDSSYLITGSRDGSVHFWSSSEFSDFCMVPRLERIVNFGSGGAIWGLGCFMGSRRIVIGQEYTVSIMAIDNEDEPFASEDSNENPI; from the exons ATGGATCGCCAAGCTAGTGCGCGAATCGACCTGGAGTGTATGCTGTTGGATGAAACCAAAGAGCCGAGGGCTCTACCGCTGCCACTCCTCGAAGACATCACAAAGAGTTTCTCCGCTGACCATGAAATTGGACGTGGCGGATTCGCGGTGGTTTATCAG GGAATCCTTGACAATGGCATGGTCGCTGTGAAGAAGCTGTCCAACACGTATTTGTATGAGAATAAATTCCAGACGGAGATTCAATGTCTGATGAAGGTGAAGCACAGAAATGTTGTACGATTTTTAGGATATTGCTGCGACACACAAGGTCAAGTAGCCACGCATGAAGGAAATTTTGTCATGGCTGACATACAAGAAAGATTACTCTGCTTTGAGTTTCTACCCAAGGGGGATCTTTCCAACTATATCTCCG aTGCGTCCAGTGGACTTGAATGGAGAGACCGCTACAAAATAATAAAAGGAATCTGCCAAGGATTGGATTACCTTCACAGAAATGATATTGTTCACCTTGATCTTAAGCCGGCAAATATCCTCATGGATGCTAAAATGGTGCCGAAAATTGGTGACTTTGGCCTATCGAGGTGCTTTCAGGAAGAGCAAACCCGCACTATTGCTACAACATTTGCTGGAAGCCT TGGATATCTAGCACCAGAATTCGGCGACCGCATAATTACACATAAATATGACTTGTACAGTCTTGGAGTAATAATCACAGAGATACTGACCGGACGAAAAGGTTATAGTGATGTTGATGAA GTACTTGAAAGTTGGAGCAATAGGTTGGAGAAATCACAGAGACAACAAGTAAGAGTATGCACCGAGATAGCATTACAGTGCACTGAACGCAGTCCTAAGAGAAGGCCAACTAGTACGCAATATGTAGTTGATAGGCTTACTGAAACAGAAAGCACGGGAACAATG GATCTACTTGACGTCTACCTTGTCGAGCTTCACTTCCCTGTCGAACCCGACACAGATGAACATGCAGTATTCAGGCTTATGAAGAAGAGCACCAAGCCTTGGCGTTGCTTCGCAAGTCTCCCAGTATATGGAATTGTACCTCCCAAGTCCACTACTTACACTCTCGTTGTTACAGCACAACAACAAGAGACGCTACCAGAAGAAACGGAGTGCGATCTGATCCTGCAGAGTAGTCTATCAGGGGATAAAAGCATCCCTACTTTGAGGGACCAATCTAAGTATGACAAGTTTTTCGACGAAGCTAAAGAGTCAGGGAATGCAGTGTGTGAGGTGATGCTGAAAACTGTTTTTGCTTCGCAAGGACCGACAACATCAGAG CCGACAATCTCAAGAAGACTAAAG GATCAATGGATCATATCCCTGAAGAATACTCATGGCATGCTGTGCTCCCTTGATGCACAGACCACCGAGCCATG CATTGTAACAAGTCATCAGCACGGAGATGTTTGCGTATGGAACTATGACCCGCAG AGACGGACAGATTCATTTAATGTCTCAAAGGAGTCAATCATGCCTTCTTACTCATTGTCTAATAAAG TTCATTCTGTTAAGGTTATCTCAAGAAAGAAATGGTTTGTGGCTGGGACATCTGATGGTGTGATCCATGTGTACAATTACGACAACAAAATACAAAAACTCAGGAGTTTCAGAGCCGCCAGTGATTGCTTCATCACATCAATGGCCGTCCATCCAACCCATCCATATGTATTGTCATCGGCTCATCGTGATATGAAGCTCTGGGACTGGGACAACGGCTGGGACTGCACACAATCATTCGTGCAGGAACATTCCGATACTATACAGCAAGTCGCATTTAACCCAGTGGACTCCAATATCTTTGCAAGTGCTTCAGATGATCACACAGTAAAG GTTTGGAGCATCGATTCTCCTGAATCAAAATATACTTTGTCTGGGCATCAGGACAAAGTGAACTGTCTCAATTTCTTCACATGTAATGATCGACAATATTTGATTACTGGCTCTGATGACCACACAGCTAAG ATATGGGACATGGAGGAAAAGGCTTGTGTTCATACGATGCAAGCTTTCGTGTCTCCAGTAATTTCTGTCATGGCCTTTCCCGATAGCTCATATCTAATTACAGGTTCAAGAGATGGCTCTGTTCATTTCTGGAGCTCCAGTGAATTCAG TGATTTCTGCATGGTTCCTAGGCTGGAGAGAATCGTTAACTTTGGCTCTGGTGGAGCTATTTGGGGTCTCGGATGTTTCATGGGGTCAAGAAG GATTGTAATCGGACAAGAGTACACAGTGTCAATCATGGCCATCGACAATGAAGATGAACCATTTGCTAGTGAGGACAGCAATGAAAACCCCATATGA
- the LOC119270210 gene encoding uncharacterized protein LOC119270210 isoform X4, giving the protein MDRQASARIDLECMLLDETKEPRALPLPLLEDITKSFSADHEIGRGGFAVVYQGILDNGMVAVKKLSNTYLYENKFQTEIQCLMKVKHRNVVRFLGYCCDTQGQVATHEGNFVMADIQERLLCFEFLPKGDLSNYISGRATIFLAKDYLVHEHSYTVLHSMSCTNYSLNIKDFIPDTKPPFLCPIYVDASSGLEWRDRYKIIKGICQGLDYLHRNDIVHLDLKPANILMDAKMVPKIGDFGLSRCFQEEQTRTIATTFAGSLGYLAPEFGDRIITHKYDLYSLGVIITEILTGRKGYSDVDEVLESWSNRLEKSQRQQVRVCTEIALQCTERSPKRRPTSTQYVVDRLTETESTGTMDLLDVYLVELHFPVEPDTDEHAVFRLMKKSTKPWRCFASLPVYGIVPPKSTTYTLVVTAQQQETLPEETECDLILQSSLSGDKSIPTLRDQSKYDKFFDEAKESGNAVCEVMLKTVFASQGPTTSEPTISRRLKDQWIISLKNTHGMLCSLDAQTTEPCIVTSHQHGDVCVWNYDPQRRTDSFNVSKESIMPSYSLSNKVHSVKVISRKKWFVAGTSDGVIHVYNYDNKIQKLRSFRAASDCFITSMAVHPTHPYVLSSAHRDMKLWDWDNGWDCTQSFVQEHSDTIQQVAFNPVDSNIFASASDDHTVKVQEMALFISGAPVNSVISAWFLGWRESLTLALVELFGVSDVSWGQEGL; this is encoded by the exons ATGGATCGCCAAGCTAGTGCGCGAATCGACCTGGAGTGTATGCTGTTGGATGAAACCAAAGAGCCGAGGGCTCTACCGCTGCCACTCCTCGAAGACATCACAAAGAGTTTCTCCGCTGACCATGAAATTGGACGTGGCGGATTCGCGGTGGTTTATCAG GGAATCCTTGACAATGGCATGGTCGCTGTGAAGAAGCTGTCCAACACGTATTTGTATGAGAATAAATTCCAGACGGAGATTCAATGTCTGATGAAGGTGAAGCACAGAAATGTTGTACGATTTTTAGGATATTGCTGCGACACACAAGGTCAAGTAGCCACGCATGAAGGAAATTTTGTCATGGCTGACATACAAGAAAGATTACTCTGCTTTGAGTTTCTACCCAAGGGGGATCTTTCCAACTATATCTCCGGTAGGGCCACAATTTTCCTTGCTAAAGATTATTTGGTTCATGAACATTCATACACAGTTTTACATTCCATGTCATGTACTAACTACAGTTTGAATATCAAGGACTTCATTCCAGATACTAAACCACCTttcttgtgtccaatttatgtagaTGCGTCCAGTGGACTTGAATGGAGAGACCGCTACAAAATAATAAAAGGAATCTGCCAAGGATTGGATTACCTTCACAGAAATGATATTGTTCACCTTGATCTTAAGCCGGCAAATATCCTCATGGATGCTAAAATGGTGCCGAAAATTGGTGACTTTGGCCTATCGAGGTGCTTTCAGGAAGAGCAAACCCGCACTATTGCTACAACATTTGCTGGAAGCCT TGGATATCTAGCACCAGAATTCGGCGACCGCATAATTACACATAAATATGACTTGTACAGTCTTGGAGTAATAATCACAGAGATACTGACCGGACGAAAAGGTTATAGTGATGTTGATGAA GTACTTGAAAGTTGGAGCAATAGGTTGGAGAAATCACAGAGACAACAAGTAAGAGTATGCACCGAGATAGCATTACAGTGCACTGAACGCAGTCCTAAGAGAAGGCCAACTAGTACGCAATATGTAGTTGATAGGCTTACTGAAACAGAAAGCACGGGAACAATG GATCTACTTGACGTCTACCTTGTCGAGCTTCACTTCCCTGTCGAACCCGACACAGATGAACATGCAGTATTCAGGCTTATGAAGAAGAGCACCAAGCCTTGGCGTTGCTTCGCAAGTCTCCCAGTATATGGAATTGTACCTCCCAAGTCCACTACTTACACTCTCGTTGTTACAGCACAACAACAAGAGACGCTACCAGAAGAAACGGAGTGCGATCTGATCCTGCAGAGTAGTCTATCAGGGGATAAAAGCATCCCTACTTTGAGGGACCAATCTAAGTATGACAAGTTTTTCGACGAAGCTAAAGAGTCAGGGAATGCAGTGTGTGAGGTGATGCTGAAAACTGTTTTTGCTTCGCAAGGACCGACAACATCAGAG CCGACAATCTCAAGAAGACTAAAG GATCAATGGATCATATCCCTGAAGAATACTCATGGCATGCTGTGCTCCCTTGATGCACAGACCACCGAGCCATG CATTGTAACAAGTCATCAGCACGGAGATGTTTGCGTATGGAACTATGACCCGCAG AGACGGACAGATTCATTTAATGTCTCAAAGGAGTCAATCATGCCTTCTTACTCATTGTCTAATAAAG TTCATTCTGTTAAGGTTATCTCAAGAAAGAAATGGTTTGTGGCTGGGACATCTGATGGTGTGATCCATGTGTACAATTACGACAACAAAATACAAAAACTCAGGAGTTTCAGAGCCGCCAGTGATTGCTTCATCACATCAATGGCCGTCCATCCAACCCATCCATATGTATTGTCATCGGCTCATCGTGATATGAAGCTCTGGGACTGGGACAACGGCTGGGACTGCACACAATCATTCGTGCAGGAACATTCCGATACTATACAGCAAGTCGCATTTAACCCAGTGGACTCCAATATCTTTGCAAGTGCTTCAGATGATCACACAGTAAAG GTTCAAGAGATGGCTCTGTTCATTTCTGGAGCTCCAGTGAATTCAG TGATTTCTGCATGGTTCCTAGGCTGGAGAGAATCGTTAACTTTGGCTCTGGTGGAGCTATTTGGGGTCTCGGATGTTTCATGGGGTCAAGAAG GATTGTAA